The following proteins are encoded in a genomic region of Enterocloster clostridioformis:
- a CDS encoding DUF1538 domain-containing protein: MNQKLKEKITESLSSVLPVTCIVLILGITITPIPLDPLMLFLAGAAFLIIGMGFFTLGVDMAMMPIGEKVGAQLARATKLPVIVIACIIIGAMVTVAEPDLQVLARQTPAVPDMVLILTVAAGVGFFLALAFLRSLFGWSLSHILLVCYIILFILAFYIPGDFLAVAFDSGGVTTGPITVPFIMALGVGLSSIGQGKNADSDSFGLVSLCSIGPILSVMILGLLFQSSSGSYEPMTIPSISNSQDLWLAFQSELPHYAAEVFTALFPILAFFLLFQIFFLNMRKRQVVKILVGMLYSYIGLTLFLTGVNVGFMPAGSYLGKQMASLPYRWILVPVAMLIGYYIVKAEPAVQVLNKQVADVTGGSISEKTMMTGLSIGMALSLGLSLFRVITGLPLMAFLLPGYALALGLSFVVPPVFTSIAFDSGGVASGPMTATFLLPLCMGACEALGGNILTDAFGIVAMVAMTPLIIIQLIGLSYELKTRREKAVSRHPVVDMNQEFINLEEEPYEP, from the coding sequence TTGAATCAGAAGCTAAAAGAAAAAATCACAGAATCCTTATCATCTGTGCTGCCCGTTACCTGCATTGTATTAATCCTCGGGATCACCATCACCCCCATTCCCCTGGACCCGCTGATGCTGTTTCTGGCGGGGGCAGCCTTCCTTATTATAGGGATGGGATTCTTCACCCTGGGAGTGGATATGGCCATGATGCCCATTGGAGAAAAGGTAGGCGCGCAGCTGGCCAGGGCAACGAAGCTTCCGGTCATCGTCATCGCATGTATCATCATAGGCGCCATGGTAACAGTGGCCGAACCGGACCTGCAGGTCCTGGCCAGACAGACACCGGCAGTACCTGACATGGTGCTCATCCTCACGGTAGCCGCAGGAGTCGGTTTTTTCCTGGCACTGGCATTCCTTCGCTCCCTCTTCGGCTGGAGCCTTTCCCACATCCTCCTGGTCTGCTACATCATTCTCTTCATCCTGGCCTTCTATATTCCAGGTGATTTTCTTGCTGTAGCCTTTGATTCCGGCGGTGTGACAACAGGACCTATTACGGTTCCCTTCATCATGGCCCTGGGCGTGGGACTTTCTTCCATCGGTCAGGGAAAAAACGCGGACAGCGACAGCTTTGGGCTGGTATCCCTTTGTTCCATCGGACCCATCCTCTCCGTCATGATACTGGGACTTCTGTTCCAGTCATCTTCCGGCTCCTATGAGCCCATGACCATTCCCAGCATCAGCAATTCCCAGGACCTTTGGCTGGCATTCCAGAGTGAACTCCCCCACTATGCTGCGGAAGTATTCACAGCCCTGTTCCCCATCCTGGCATTTTTCCTGCTCTTTCAGATATTTTTCCTGAATATGCGCAAACGCCAGGTGGTGAAGATTCTGGTTGGAATGCTGTATTCCTACATCGGGCTGACGCTGTTCCTTACAGGTGTAAATGTGGGCTTCATGCCCGCCGGAAGCTATCTGGGAAAACAGATGGCATCCCTTCCCTACCGCTGGATTCTGGTGCCCGTAGCCATGCTCATCGGTTATTACATCGTCAAGGCAGAGCCTGCCGTACAGGTGCTGAACAAGCAGGTGGCGGACGTGACCGGAGGAAGCATATCCGAAAAGACCATGATGACCGGACTTTCCATCGGTATGGCCCTGTCATTGGGCCTTTCCCTGTTCCGGGTCATCACAGGACTGCCTCTCATGGCCTTTCTGCTGCCAGGTTATGCCCTGGCTCTGGGGCTTTCCTTTGTGGTACCCCCGGTCTTTACCTCCATTGCATTTGACTCAGGAGGAGTCGCATCCGGCCCCATGACAGCCACCTTTCTTCTTCCGCTGTGCATGGGCGCCTGCGAGGCCCTGGGCGGCAATATCCTGACTGACGCCTTTGGCATCGTGGCCATGGTAGCCATGACTCCTCTCATCATCATCCAGCTTATCGGACTGTCCTATGAGCTGAAAACCCGCAGGGAGAAAGCTGTTTCCAGACATCCTGTGGTGGATATGAACCAGGAATTCATTAATTTAGAGGAGGAGCCTTATGAGCCATAA
- a CDS encoding hydratase, which yields MVSLYDSGIYLVNGTEIVPESESGKVKKLTGKDADQASARKGTIAYSILEAHNTSGDMEHLKLRFDSMASHDITFVGIVQTAKASGMEKFPIPYVLTNCHNTLCAVGGTINEDDHMFGLSAAKKYGGIYVPPHIAVIHQYMREMMAGCGRMILGSDSHTRYGALGTMAIGEGGGELVKQLLKDTYDVAYPGVIAVYLDGAPQPGTGPQDIALAIIGAVFKSGYVKNKVMEFVGPGVASMTTDYRNGVDVMTTETTCLSSIWKTDDDTKAYLARHHREEDYKELAPADMAYYDGCVYVDLSTVKPMIALPFHPSNTYEIDELKASLNDILGMVEAEAAKVSGGKASFTLRDKIQGGQLMVQQAVIAGCAGGTYSNVMEAARVLKGKNCGCDEFSLAVYPSSQPVFADLVKKGAVSDLMDAGAIIRTAFCGPCFGAGDTPCNNGLSIRHTTRNFPNREGSKPGSGQMAAVALMDARSIAATAANGGKLTSAWEMEGWGNVPEYEFDGISYKNRVYMGYNKGDGERELVYGPNIKDWPEMSPLADNILLKVCSKIMDPVTTTDELIPSGETSSYRSNPLGLAEFTLSRRDPEYVGRAKEVDKLEKARIRDGAAKELELEPALEKLFDAIRGIEGNENVTVQDTEVGSMIYAVKPGDGSAREQAASCQRVIGGLANICKEYATKRYRSNVMNWGMVPFQMEEAPCFEVGDYIYVPGVRKALDGNLKDIKAYVLGKEGSSIRTLDLYIADMTAEERDIVKAGCLINYNRGRH from the coding sequence ATGGTATCATTGTATGACAGCGGTATTTATCTGGTTAACGGCACTGAAATCGTACCGGAATCAGAGAGCGGAAAGGTAAAGAAACTGACCGGCAAGGACGCGGACCAGGCATCTGCCAGGAAAGGGACCATTGCCTACTCCATTCTGGAGGCCCACAACACATCCGGTGACATGGAACATCTCAAGCTGCGGTTTGACAGCATGGCATCCCATGACATCACCTTCGTGGGTATTGTACAGACAGCCAAGGCTTCCGGCATGGAAAAGTTCCCGATTCCTTATGTATTGACAAATTGCCACAATACCCTTTGCGCGGTAGGCGGGACCATCAATGAGGATGACCACATGTTCGGTCTGTCCGCGGCGAAGAAATACGGGGGCATCTATGTTCCTCCACATATTGCGGTCATTCATCAGTACATGAGGGAGATGATGGCCGGATGCGGCAGAATGATACTTGGTTCCGACAGCCACACACGTTACGGGGCATTGGGAACCATGGCCATAGGTGAAGGCGGCGGTGAGCTGGTAAAGCAGCTGCTTAAGGATACATATGATGTGGCGTATCCGGGCGTCATAGCCGTTTATCTGGACGGCGCGCCGCAGCCGGGAACCGGCCCCCAGGATATAGCCCTGGCTATCATCGGAGCCGTGTTTAAAAGCGGATATGTAAAGAATAAAGTAATGGAGTTCGTGGGACCGGGCGTGGCTTCCATGACGACAGATTACCGCAATGGCGTGGATGTCATGACCACGGAGACCACCTGCCTTTCATCTATATGGAAGACGGACGATGATACGAAGGCATATCTGGCCAGGCATCACAGGGAGGAGGATTATAAGGAACTGGCTCCTGCGGATATGGCGTACTATGACGGCTGCGTATACGTGGACCTGTCCACGGTAAAGCCCATGATTGCCCTTCCCTTCCACCCCAGCAATACATATGAGATTGACGAGCTGAAGGCCAGCCTGAACGACATACTGGGCATGGTGGAGGCAGAAGCAGCCAAGGTATCGGGCGGCAAGGCATCCTTCACCTTGAGGGATAAGATTCAGGGAGGACAGCTTATGGTACAGCAGGCAGTCATTGCAGGCTGTGCGGGCGGCACCTATTCCAACGTGATGGAAGCTGCCCGTGTATTAAAGGGAAAGAACTGCGGCTGCGACGAGTTCTCCCTGGCGGTTTATCCGTCTTCACAGCCTGTCTTTGCGGACCTGGTAAAGAAGGGGGCTGTGTCCGACCTGATGGACGCAGGCGCCATCATACGGACTGCGTTCTGCGGCCCCTGTTTCGGCGCGGGCGATACTCCCTGCAACAACGGTCTGAGCATCCGCCATACCACCAGAAATTTCCCCAACAGGGAAGGTTCCAAACCGGGCAGCGGCCAGATGGCAGCGGTTGCCCTGATGGATGCGCGTTCCATTGCAGCTACGGCAGCCAACGGAGGAAAGCTTACCTCCGCGTGGGAGATGGAGGGCTGGGGCAATGTGCCTGAGTATGAATTTGACGGCATTTCCTATAAAAACCGGGTATACATGGGATACAACAAAGGCGACGGGGAAAGGGAGCTGGTCTATGGACCGAATATCAAGGACTGGCCGGAGATGAGCCCTCTGGCTGACAACATTCTCCTGAAGGTATGTTCTAAAATCATGGACCCTGTGACCACCACCGATGAGCTGATTCCCTCCGGCGAAACCTCATCCTATCGGTCCAATCCGCTGGGCCTGGCAGAATTCACCTTATCCAGAAGAGATCCTGAGTACGTGGGAAGAGCCAAGGAAGTGGATAAGCTGGAAAAGGCCAGGATTAGGGATGGCGCGGCAAAAGAACTGGAGCTGGAGCCTGCTTTGGAGAAGCTCTTTGACGCCATACGCGGCATTGAAGGCAATGAGAATGTAACGGTTCAGGACACGGAAGTGGGCAGCATGATTTATGCTGTAAAACCCGGCGACGGATCTGCCAGGGAGCAGGCAGCCAGCTGCCAGAGAGTGATCGGCGGCCTGGCCAATATCTGTAAAGAGTACGCCACCAAGCGTTACCGTTCCAATGTGATGAACTGGGGCATGGTTCCTTTCCAGATGGAGGAGGCTCCCTGCTTTGAGGTAGGAGATTATATTTATGTTCCGGGCGTAAGGAAAGCCCTGGACGGGAATTTAAAGGATATTAAGGCTTATGTGCTGGGAAAAGAGGGGAGCAGCATAAGAACCCTGGATTTATATATTGCGGATATGACGGCAGAGGAGCGGGATATTGTAAAGGCCGGCTGTCTGATTAACTATAACAGGGGCAGACACTGA
- a CDS encoding citrate synthase, whose translation MVKESFLAQFYGKSQNYTDIPNKWYKEYNVKKGLRNEDGTGVRIGLTRVADVVGYEEADGGIKAIPGRLLYRGVDVLDLVKGKKESHFGYEETCFLLLFGYLPKKAELEKFCNVVRHCYTIPDDFVEMNLLRFPGKNLMNKLQDAVLTLYNYDDDPDNTDVYQTLVKGVNLLAKLPSIACYAYQSKVHYYDRESLFIHYANPEYSIAENFLSLLRKDQKFTSKEANLLDTILMLHADHGGGNNSTFTNVVIASTGTDIYSTVCGGIGSLKGPRHGGANIKVAEMMDAVLAETGGYDADDKKIRQSVEKLMAGELYDRSGLVYGFGHAVYTVSDPRAEVLKACCMEVAKEQKHTRELDFYIRFERIAKEVMEEIKGKALPTNVDFYSGFAYGMLRIPRDLYTPLFVCSRVVGWVAHNIENKLYDGRIMRPATKYVGDNMDYVPMPER comes from the coding sequence ATGGTTAAGGAAAGTTTTCTTGCACAGTTCTATGGGAAGTCGCAGAATTATACGGATATTCCTAACAAATGGTATAAAGAGTACAATGTAAAGAAGGGCCTCAGGAATGAGGACGGAACCGGAGTGCGGATAGGCCTTACCAGGGTGGCCGACGTTGTGGGATATGAGGAGGCAGACGGAGGAATCAAGGCTATTCCCGGACGGCTGCTCTACCGCGGTGTGGATGTACTGGACCTGGTAAAGGGAAAGAAGGAGAGCCATTTCGGATATGAGGAAACCTGTTTCCTATTGCTGTTTGGATATCTGCCGAAGAAAGCCGAACTGGAGAAGTTCTGCAATGTGGTGAGGCACTGCTACACCATTCCGGATGATTTCGTGGAAATGAACCTGCTGCGCTTTCCTGGTAAGAATCTGATGAATAAGCTTCAGGACGCGGTCCTTACCCTGTATAATTACGATGATGACCCGGATAATACGGACGTATACCAGACACTGGTCAAGGGCGTCAATCTTTTGGCAAAGCTTCCCTCCATTGCCTGCTACGCGTATCAGAGCAAGGTGCATTATTATGACAGGGAAAGCCTGTTCATTCATTATGCAAATCCGGAATATTCCATTGCCGAGAATTTCTTAAGCCTTTTGAGAAAGGACCAGAAATTCACGTCCAAGGAAGCAAATCTGCTGGATACCATACTCATGCTTCATGCGGACCACGGCGGCGGCAACAACTCCACCTTTACCAATGTGGTGATTGCCTCCACCGGCACTGACATCTATTCCACGGTATGCGGCGGCATCGGTTCTCTTAAAGGACCGCGCCACGGCGGCGCCAATATCAAGGTGGCGGAGATGATGGACGCCGTGCTGGCTGAAACAGGCGGCTATGATGCGGACGATAAGAAAATCCGCCAGTCCGTAGAGAAGCTGATGGCAGGAGAGCTCTATGACCGTTCCGGCCTTGTATACGGCTTCGGCCATGCTGTTTACACGGTGTCCGATCCCCGTGCGGAGGTCTTGAAGGCCTGCTGTATGGAGGTGGCCAAGGAGCAGAAGCATACCAGGGAGCTGGACTTCTACATCCGTTTCGAGCGCATTGCCAAGGAGGTAATGGAGGAAATCAAGGGTAAGGCCCTTCCAACCAATGTGGATTTCTACAGCGGGTTTGCATATGGTATGCTGCGGATTCCAAGGGATTTATATACACCTCTGTTTGTGTGCAGCCGCGTTGTGGGCTGGGTGGCCCATAATATTGAGAATAAGTTGTATGACGGCCGCATTATGCGTCCGGCAACCAAGTATGTAGGCGACAATATGGATTATGTGCCTATGCCAGAGAGATAG
- a CDS encoding UvrD-helicase domain-containing protein codes for MYIGDLHIHSRYSRATSKELTPEHLDLWAGKKGINIVGTGDFTHPAWRAELAEKLEPAEPGLYMLKKEYSLQRPAILGQSSPRFVISGEISSIYKKNGRVRKVHSLILLPGLEAAEILSRRLEAIGNIHSDGRPILGLDCHDLLAITLEACPDAIYVPAHIWTPHFSLFGAFSGFDTIEECYEELTPQIHALETGLSSDPAMNRRLSALDSFQLISNSDAHSPAKLGREASLFDIPMSYAGLYGAIQRGEGLRGTIEFFPEEGKYHFDGHRKCHLCLSPSQARKYNGICPVCGRKLTTGVLHRIEQLADRDEDFLLPQGRPFENLVPLGEVIASSVGSSPSSVKVSRQYEHLLEELGNEFYILRQAPLEDISHVAGALTAEGIRHLRDGKVQWRPGYDGEYGTMCLFQSAELNNVEGQLCMTFDTEEEDLSAYTALSGKAAGSGSTSGPSAPHGTPASRETAVSNIPTVSMPSSALNQDQQQAVESVFPVTAVIAGPGTGKTKTLVSRIEYLIGNRGVKPSEITAVTFTNKAAKELTQRIRQALPGKRSLNQMQVGTFHSLCYRLLAQSGIELSLADQGQAEECAGETIAALELACTVRQFLTAVSLHKAGLSALKGIEAQMADGSAGETGFTLTPESAARYQQALDSRKLMDFDDLLLNMLRLLRQEQRAEYRKQHFSYLLVDEFQDINPVQYQLIKAWNKGGRELFVIGDPDQSIYGFRGSDSRCFDRLEQDFPGTSVIRLTAGYRSTPEILSASLFLISRNPGGERRLAAVRPHGDPVRLVTAETSLSESIFIAKEINRIIGGIDMLDAHSQAPGLRDTARSFSDIAVLYRTNHQARLLEQCLQKEGIPYVVAGREDYLDHPAVQGTISFFGALLRQSGIDGDTLELCRKRISPSADYRGLEERFLPRLKKDKPWKLLENWISCLGLGADKSMDTFVCMSYFHKTMEDMLNTLAFGQAHDLKRSGQDSRPSDAVTLMTFHASKGLEFPVVFLYGLKQGILPLKTGKGPMDPYEERRLMYVGMTRARDELILTTSEEPSPFLEELPKDACRDEKAQAPGSGMKQLSLFDFM; via the coding sequence ATGTACATTGGTGATTTACATATCCACTCCCGCTACTCCAGGGCCACCAGCAAGGAGCTTACGCCGGAGCATCTGGACTTATGGGCGGGAAAAAAGGGAATTAACATTGTAGGTACGGGAGACTTCACCCATCCGGCCTGGAGGGCGGAGCTGGCTGAAAAGCTGGAGCCCGCCGAGCCGGGTCTTTACATGCTTAAAAAGGAATATTCCTTACAGCGCCCGGCCATACTGGGCCAGAGCAGCCCACGTTTTGTTATCAGCGGGGAAATCAGCTCCATATACAAGAAAAACGGCCGTGTGCGCAAGGTACACAGCCTTATCCTTCTGCCCGGCCTGGAAGCGGCCGAAATCCTTTCCAGGCGGCTGGAGGCCATCGGCAACATACATTCGGACGGACGCCCCATCCTGGGATTGGACTGTCACGACCTTTTGGCCATAACACTGGAGGCATGCCCGGATGCCATCTATGTTCCGGCCCACATCTGGACTCCGCATTTTTCACTGTTCGGGGCTTTTTCCGGTTTTGATACCATTGAAGAGTGCTATGAGGAGCTGACTCCCCAGATTCATGCCCTGGAGACAGGACTGTCTTCTGATCCGGCCATGAACCGGAGACTGTCAGCCCTTGATTCCTTTCAGCTCATCTCCAACTCTGACGCCCACTCTCCAGCCAAACTGGGCAGGGAGGCCAGCCTTTTTGACATCCCCATGTCCTATGCAGGGCTCTACGGCGCCATTCAGAGGGGCGAGGGCCTTAGGGGGACCATTGAATTCTTTCCTGAAGAGGGCAAATATCATTTTGACGGCCACCGGAAATGCCATCTCTGCCTCAGTCCCTCCCAGGCCAGAAAATACAACGGCATATGTCCTGTCTGCGGCAGAAAACTGACCACAGGCGTACTTCACCGGATTGAACAGCTGGCCGACCGGGACGAAGATTTCCTGCTGCCCCAGGGACGTCCATTTGAAAATCTGGTGCCCCTGGGCGAGGTCATTGCCTCCTCCGTGGGGTCCTCCCCCTCCAGCGTAAAGGTTTCCAGGCAGTATGAGCACCTGCTGGAGGAACTGGGCAATGAATTTTATATTCTGCGCCAGGCCCCGCTGGAGGACATCAGCCATGTGGCCGGAGCCCTGACAGCCGAAGGCATACGCCATCTCAGGGACGGCAAGGTCCAGTGGAGGCCCGGCTACGACGGCGAGTACGGGACCATGTGTCTGTTCCAGTCAGCAGAGCTTAACAATGTGGAGGGGCAGCTGTGCATGACGTTTGATACAGAGGAAGAGGACCTATCGGCCTATACAGCGTTATCCGGCAAAGCTGCCGGTTCCGGCAGCACATCTGGCCCATCGGCCCCCCACGGCACACCCGCCTCCCGCGAAACAGCCGTCTCAAATATCCCGACTGTTTCCATGCCTTCCTCTGCCCTGAACCAGGACCAGCAGCAGGCCGTGGAGTCCGTGTTTCCGGTAACAGCCGTCATAGCCGGTCCGGGTACAGGAAAAACAAAGACACTGGTTTCGCGTATTGAATACCTTATTGGGAATCGGGGCGTAAAACCTTCTGAGATTACAGCCGTCACCTTTACAAACAAGGCCGCGAAAGAGCTGACCCAGAGAATCCGCCAGGCGCTGCCCGGCAAGCGCAGCCTGAACCAGATGCAGGTCGGGACCTTCCACTCCCTCTGCTACCGGCTGTTAGCCCAGTCCGGAATAGAGCTGTCCCTGGCAGACCAGGGCCAGGCGGAAGAATGCGCCGGGGAAACCATAGCAGCCCTGGAACTTGCCTGCACGGTCAGGCAGTTTCTCACTGCCGTCTCTCTGCACAAGGCAGGGCTGTCCGCCCTTAAAGGCATCGAAGCCCAAATGGCCGATGGCTCCGCCGGGGAAACCGGCTTTACCCTGACACCGGAATCGGCAGCCCGGTACCAGCAGGCGCTGGACAGCAGGAAGCTTATGGACTTCGACGACCTTCTTCTCAACATGCTGCGCCTTCTCCGGCAGGAGCAGAGAGCAGAATACAGAAAGCAGCATTTTTCCTATCTGCTGGTAGATGAATTCCAGGACATCAACCCGGTCCAGTACCAGCTCATCAAGGCATGGAATAAAGGCGGACGGGAACTCTTTGTCATCGGTGACCCGGATCAGTCCATCTACGGCTTCCGGGGCTCTGACAGCCGGTGCTTCGACCGGTTGGAACAGGATTTTCCGGGAACCAGCGTCATACGGCTTACCGCCGGCTACCGCTCCACCCCGGAGATACTCTCCGCCTCCCTTTTTCTCATCTCCCGCAATCCGGGCGGTGAGCGCAGGCTTGCGGCCGTCCGTCCACATGGCGATCCGGTGCGTCTGGTGACGGCGGAAACCAGTCTGTCTGAGTCCATCTTTATTGCCAAGGAAATCAACCGCATAATCGGCGGCATCGACATGCTGGATGCCCACAGCCAGGCTCCCGGCCTGCGGGATACTGCCAGGAGCTTTTCCGACATTGCCGTCCTCTACCGCACCAATCATCAGGCCCGCCTGCTGGAGCAATGCCTGCAAAAGGAGGGAATCCCTTACGTGGTAGCAGGAAGGGAGGATTATCTGGATCATCCGGCTGTCCAGGGTACCATCTCCTTTTTCGGAGCCCTGCTTAGACAGTCCGGGATAGATGGGGACACGCTGGAGCTCTGCAGAAAGCGCATTTCCCCTTCCGCTGATTACAGAGGCCTGGAGGAACGGTTCCTGCCAAGACTAAAAAAAGACAAGCCCTGGAAGCTTTTGGAGAACTGGATTTCATGCCTGGGACTGGGTGCAGACAAGTCCATGGACACCTTTGTCTGCATGTCCTATTTTCACAAGACCATGGAGGATATGCTGAACACACTGGCCTTTGGACAGGCCCACGACCTGAAGCGAAGCGGCCAGGACTCCCGCCCCTCCGATGCAGTGACGCTCATGACCTTTCATGCCTCAAAGGGCCTGGAATTCCCGGTTGTCTTTCTCTATGGCTTAAAGCAGGGAATCCTTCCCCTTAAAACAGGAAAGGGACCTATGGATCCGTATGAGGAACGCCGTCTTATGTATGTGGGCATGACAAGGGCCAGAGACGAATTAATTCTCACCACCTCAGAGGAACCCTCCCCGTTCTTAGAGGAGCTTCCCAAAGATGCCTGCCGCGATGAAAAGGCCCAGGCACCCGGCAGCGGGATGAAGCAGCTGAGCCTCTTTGACTTCATGTAA
- the leuS gene encoding leucine--tRNA ligase: protein MATQYNHSAIEKKWRENWEEKPINVNDGRKEKYYCLDMFPYPSGSGLHVGHWRGYVISDVWSRYQLLKGKYVIHPMGWDAFGLPAENYAIKMGVHPAKSTEANIRNIKRQIKQIAAIYDWDMEVNTTDPDFYKWTQWIFVQMFKKGLAYEKEFPINWCPSCKTGLANEEVVNGCCERCGTTVTKKNLRQWMLKITAYAERLLNDLDKLDWPEKVKKMQTDWIGKSYGAEVDFPIDGREEKITVYTTRPDTLYGATFMVLAPEHALAKSLATDETREAVEKYIFDSSMRSNVDRMQAKEKTGVFTGSYAINPLNGAKTPIWLSDYVLADYGTGAIMCVPAHDDRDFEFARKFGLPIVQVIAKDGKEIENMTEAYTEANGIMINSGDWNGLESAVLKKEAPYMIEEKGFGHKTVNYKLRDWVFSRQRYWGEPIPIIHCPKCGCVPVPEDQLPLKLPEVDSYQPTGTGESPLAAIDEWVNTTCPVCGAPAKRETNTMPQWAGSSWYFLRYVDSHNKEDLVSREKADKYLPVDMYIGGVEHAVLHLLYSRFYTKFLCDIGAIDFDEPFKKLFNQGMITGKNGIKMSKSKGNVVSPDDLVRDYGCDSLRLYELFVGPPELDAEWDDRGIEGVSRFLNRFWNLVMDNKDKDVKASKEMIKLRHKLVYDIEYRFNQFSLNTVISGFMEYNNKLIELARKEGGIDKETLKTFVILLAPFAPHIGEELWQQLGGTDSVFHAQWPECDEEAMKDDEIEVAVQINGKTRAVISISADSSKEDAIAAGREAVKEKMTGNVVKEIYVPGKIINIVCK, encoded by the coding sequence ATGGCAACACAGTACAACCACAGCGCCATTGAGAAAAAGTGGCGTGAGAACTGGGAAGAGAAGCCCATCAATGTGAATGATGGCAGGAAGGAAAAGTATTACTGTCTGGATATGTTCCCATACCCCTCAGGCAGCGGCCTTCACGTAGGACACTGGAGAGGATATGTGATTTCCGATGTCTGGAGCAGGTATCAGCTTTTAAAGGGCAAGTATGTCATTCATCCCATGGGGTGGGATGCCTTCGGCCTTCCTGCTGAGAACTACGCTATCAAGATGGGCGTTCATCCGGCTAAGTCCACGGAGGCAAACATCAGGAATATCAAGCGCCAGATCAAACAGATTGCGGCAATTTATGACTGGGATATGGAAGTGAACACCACGGACCCGGATTTCTATAAATGGACCCAGTGGATTTTTGTCCAGATGTTCAAAAAGGGGCTGGCCTATGAGAAGGAATTCCCCATTAACTGGTGTCCTTCCTGTAAGACCGGACTGGCAAACGAGGAAGTGGTCAACGGATGCTGCGAGCGCTGCGGCACCACGGTTACCAAGAAGAATCTGCGCCAGTGGATGCTTAAGATTACTGCTTACGCAGAGCGCCTGTTAAATGACCTGGATAAGCTTGACTGGCCTGAGAAGGTCAAGAAGATGCAGACTGACTGGATCGGCAAGTCATACGGCGCGGAGGTGGATTTCCCCATTGACGGGCGTGAGGAGAAGATTACCGTATACACCACCAGGCCGGACACCCTTTACGGAGCCACCTTCATGGTACTGGCTCCGGAGCATGCTCTGGCTAAGAGCCTGGCAACCGATGAGACAAGGGAAGCAGTGGAGAAGTACATTTTCGATTCATCCATGCGTTCCAATGTAGACCGTATGCAGGCAAAGGAAAAGACCGGCGTGTTTACCGGAAGCTATGCAATCAATCCTCTAAACGGCGCAAAGACACCTATCTGGCTGTCTGATTATGTGCTGGCTGATTACGGTACGGGCGCCATCATGTGCGTGCCTGCCCACGATGACAGGGACTTTGAGTTTGCCAGGAAGTTCGGCCTGCCTATTGTACAGGTAATCGCAAAGGACGGCAAGGAAATCGAGAACATGACTGAGGCATATACAGAGGCAAACGGCATCATGATTAATTCCGGGGATTGGAACGGCTTAGAGTCTGCTGTCCTTAAAAAGGAAGCGCCTTACATGATTGAGGAAAAGGGCTTTGGCCATAAGACGGTCAACTATAAGCTGAGGGACTGGGTATTCTCACGCCAGCGTTACTGGGGCGAGCCTATCCCCATCATCCATTGCCCCAAGTGCGGCTGCGTGCCTGTGCCTGAGGACCAGCTGCCGTTAAAGCTTCCCGAGGTGGATAGCTACCAGCCCACAGGAACCGGCGAGTCACCTCTGGCCGCCATTGACGAATGGGTCAACACCACCTGTCCTGTCTGCGGCGCTCCCGCCAAGAGAGAGACAAATACCATGCCCCAGTGGGCTGGTTCCTCCTGGTACTTCCTGCGCTATGTGGACAGCCACAACAAGGAAGATCTGGTATCCAGGGAAAAGGCAGACAAGTATCTTCCGGTGGATATGTATATCGGCGGCGTGGAACACGCGGTGCTTCATCTGCTGTATTCACGTTTCTACACCAAGTTCCTGTGCGATATCGGCGCCATTGACTTTGACGAGCCTTTCAAGAAGCTGTTTAACCAGGGTATGATTACCGGCAAGAACGGCATTAAAATGAGCAAATCCAAGGGAAATGTGGTTTCTCCCGACGATTTGGTGAGGGATTACGGCTGCGATTCCTTAAGGCTTTACGAGCTGTTCGTGGGACCGCCGGAGCTGGATGCGGAGTGGGATGACCGGGGCATCGAGGGCGTATCCCGCTTCCTGAACCGTTTCTGGAACCTGGTGATGGACAACAAGGATAAGGATGTGAAGGCGTCCAAGGAAATGATAAAGCTGCGTCATAAGCTGGTATATGACATTGAATACCGCTTTAACCAGTTCAGCCTCAACACCGTGATTTCCGGTTTCATGGAGTATAACAATAAACTGATAGAGCTGGCCAGGAAGGAAGGCGGAATTGATAAGGAGACCCTTAAGACCTTCGTGATACTTCTGGCACCCTTTGCCCCACATATCGGAGAGGAGCTGTGGCAGCAGTTAGGCGGTACCGACAGCGTATTCCATGCACAGTGGCCGGAATGCGATGAGGAGGCCATGAAGGACGATGAGATCGAAGTGGCTGTCCAGATTAACGGAAAGACACGCGCCGTCATCAGCATCAGTGCGGACAGTTCCAAGGAAGATGCCATTGCCGCGGGCAGGGAAGCGGTGAAGGAGAAGATGACCGGCAATGTGGTGAAGGAAATTTACGTGCCGGGAAAGATTATCAATATTGTGTGTAAATAA